AATGAATTCGATTGTTCAACTATTTTATCATTTTATATGAAAATATAGTTCTAAAACAAGTAGAGGTTATCGACTTTTGAACAATTATTGACCCTGATATTAAAAAAGAAAGATATTTTGGAGCGGAGATACACGACCTTTCTGGCCATTTTAAATTAGCTAGTTGGGAAAGATCTGAGTGTAATGATTCTACTTAAAAGGCTGTCATCTCCAGCCTGGCCAAGTAAAAGTCCTCTTTCACCGTCATCTGTTTTTTGTGTTTGCCGGCTTTGTCATCATATCCACAGAGATGAAGCACTCCATGTACCATCACTCTCAATAGCTCCTGTTGCGGAGTCACCTTGTACTGAGCCGCATGATCCCGTATCCTGTCGATGCTGATGAAGAGCTCGCCACTGATAGGTTCATAAGCATAAGGAAAAGTGATAATATCAGTATAATAATCATGATTCAAGGATTGACGATTGATATCCAGGAGAGCTTCATCGTCTACAAAATGGAATTCGAGTTGATCGATGTTTTTGTCCTCGGATTTTGCCACACTATTCAACCAGGCTTTGACTTTGGTAGCCTGGTTGACTTTGAAGGAGGGATATGCGTAATGAAATCGTATCATCGGATTTGGGTCTTTATTCAAAACAGATCATCATCATAATAGCGCAGGCAGTCCCATCCATGGTAGGTTCATTGGTCACATAGTCCCCGATATCGTCATGATAGACTACGTAATCGTTTTGAAAAGCAGCATATGCATCTTCATGGGTCAGTCTTAAACCCAACTGGCTTTTGTAAGTCGTATAATACACAGGTCCGTCTGCCAGCCCTCCCGGCACTTCTGTTTTAGTCAGTGCCCAGGTGCTCATATGCACATCACGGGGATAGGGCCCCTGTGCAGGAATATTCATAAACATGCTCGTACCCCACGGATTTCTCCCGAATAACCAATCCCGTAGAGCGTACTTGTATTTTTTAAATTGTTGATCACCCGTCATTTTTTCATAAAGATGGATCTGGATGATCAGGTCCACCAGCAGATTATTAGAGCACCAGATAAAAGGTACACCCTGACTAAAAGCATTTTTGCCGGCCCTGAACAGGGTTTGTTTAATGCCATTGCGATAATAGGTGGCCAATTGGCTTTTAAATTTTGAATCCACCAAATCATACAAAGCAAAGTGGGCAATGTTTAAAAAAGGATAATACTGGTAGTGGGCAGAGGTATCATGCTGTATCCAGGATAGTTCGCCAGTGAGGGTGGCATAGTATTGAGCATCTTTGAGATAGGTCGTTTTTTTGGTGGCTCGATACAATTCGGCCGCGGCCCATTCCATATCATCAGTCCAGGTATCTTCATTGTAACGATATGGAGCTCCATAAGAATTGCCTTGCTGATACCCGGGTTGTTTTTTAGCCATCGCATACAATTCTTCGGCAGCCTGGAGGCATCTCATTGCGAAAGAAGGATCGTATTTTTTAGCATTCCACACCTGGTAGCCGAGTGCCAGCGCTGCAGCCGACCTGCCTGCCAGGTTGGCTATGCCCGTGGCTTGGCTTTTATATTTATGGAGACCCTGAGGTTTGCCGGTGGCATAATAAGCTACCCGATAAGAATTTTTACCCCAACCATAATTGGATGGATCATTCATCGGAAACTTCCAACCTAGATGGTCCCGGTCGTCAGCGACCTGGTGTATCAGTTGATCTGAGGCCGGATGTAGTTTAAGGATCCAGTCCAGGCCCCATTTAGCTTCATCCAGGACATCCGGGACATGATTGGCTCCTGATTGGCCCAGGGCATTGTACTTATCGTCAAAAGATGCTGGTGACATCTGGTAGGCCATAATCATCCTGGCTGTAGCATTACTCCCTGTGATCAGATACTTGAGTTGATCCCCTGCATCATGCCAGCCACCGGACACATCTATATAAGTCGAGTCCGGCATAGGGCCATCCATGACCCGGCCATCAGCCTGGTGACAGACTGCATCAAAAAAAGGATTGTAACCACAGCGTTGCTGACGCATAAATTGCAGCAGCACATCGGGCAAAGTCGAGTAGATGCCAGTAGCCTGAATCAAAAACTCTTTTTTTACCTCCGGATATTGATCGAGCCTGATGTCATACTTTCCGATTTGAGAGATACCGCTATAATCCAACTCATAATAATGCTTAAACGGCCCGTACCCGGGAGCAGCCGCGGGTTTGACAGGAAGCGTCGCGATTATTCGTCCTGTTTGGTCCACCACAGTAAAATTGCCTGATATTATTTCATCTGAAAAAGCAACCGCAGTTTTTGTATCCTGGGGCCGGTAGCCTACCAGGTTGGTACGGATGTATACCTGGCTGTGGATTGCTACCATTTGAAACAGGACTAGCAAGGTCAATGATATAAGTCTAATGGTAATAATAGTATGCTTCATGCCAGAGATGGTTATTAATTTTGAGCATAAATATAGGCATTGAGTGAAGTAGCTATGAGCATCCAGAGTATATAAGGCACTAACCACCCCGTTTTGTTTTTCATTTCGGGATAAAATCTGAAGGCAATATAGATCACCACCAGGGTTAGCGTCAAAATCAGAGCCAGCCCCAATAAGGTGAGGTGCATGGTAAAGAAGACGGGATTCCAGGCTACATTTAAAATCCACTGTCCGATATATAAGATGATCAACCCTCGACGGTTTTTGATTTGTTACCAGCCAAAGGCCATATACACAGAAAAACAGAGCATGATGATGTTCCATGCAGCTGCAAATACCCAACCAGGTGGTGTCCAGGGAGCTTTTTGAAGTGCCTGGTACCAGGGAGAAGCCACCCCATTCATGGCGTGAGGAGCACCGATAGCCAACGCTAAAAAATTGATCCCAAGAAAAATGATTAACT
The window above is part of the Saprospiraceae bacterium genome. Proteins encoded here:
- the ybeY gene encoding rRNA maturation RNase YbeY, which translates into the protein MIRFHYAYPSFKVNQATKVKAWLNSVAKSEDKNIDQLEFHFVDDEALLDINRQSLNHDYYTDIITFPYAYEPISGELFISIDRIRDHAAQYKVTPQQELLRVMVHGVLHLCGYDDKAGKHKKQMTVKEDFYLARLEMTAF
- a CDS encoding glycoside hydrolase family 9 protein — its product is MKHTIITIRLISLTLLVLFQMVAIHSQVYIRTNLVGYRPQDTKTAVAFSDEIISGNFTVVDQTGRIIATLPVKPAAAPGYGPFKHYYELDYSGISQIGKYDIRLDQYPEVKKEFLIQATGIYSTLPDVLLQFMRQQRCGYNPFFDAVCHQADGRVMDGPMPDSTYIDVSGGWHDAGDQLKYLITGSNATARMIMAYQMSPASFDDKYNALGQSGANHVPDVLDEAKWGLDWILKLHPASDQLIHQVADDRDHLGWKFPMNDPSNYGWGKNSYRVAYYATGKPQGLHKYKSQATGIANLAGRSAAALALGYQVWNAKKYDPSFAMRCLQAAEELYAMAKKQPGYQQGNSYGAPYRYNEDTWTDDMEWAAAELYRATKKTTYLKDAQYYATLTGELSWIQHDTSAHYQYYPFLNIAHFALYDLVDSKFKSQLATYYRNGIKQTLFRAGKNAFSQGVPFIWCSNNLLVDLIIQIHLYEKMTGDQQFKKYKYALRDWLFGRNPWGTSMFMNIPAQGPYPRDVHMSTWALTKTEVPGGLADGPVYYTTYKSQLGLRLTHEDAYAAFQNDYVVYHDDIGDYVTNEPTMDGTACAIMMMICFE